TGCCGATGTAGACCAGGTTCAGCTCCGGGTCGTAGCTTGGCACCATCCAGGCGCCGACGTGGCGGCGCTCCTCGAACGGCACGCCGCCCCACGTCTCGTCCCCCGGCTCGCCCGGTCCCGGAATCAGCCGCCGGCGCCACAGCTCTGCGCCGGTCGCCGCGTCGTGGGCCGTGACGACGCAGGCGTTCGGGCCCGACTCCGGCTTGCAGCCCCGACCCGAGACGATCCTGCCGTCCGCGATGATCGGACCCGACGACTGGTGCGCCGGGAGCGTGCGGTAGTCGAGAATCTCGGTCTCCCAGACGAGCTCTCCCGTGAGGGCATCGAGCGCGAAGACGTAGTCGTCGGCGCTCGTGTCGATGATGAAGCGGTCGTGGATGGCGATGTTCCGGTTGGTGCGGGTCAGTCCCGGCACATGGTCGTCGAGGTCGTCGGGGTGGTCCCGACGGTGCTCCCAGACCAGGTCGCCGGTGCGCGCGTCGATCGCCTGGATGACGTCGCTCGGGTTCGGCATGTACAGCACGCCGCCATACACCAGGGGAGTGCCCTGTTGCATGCCGTCGTTCATCCCCCGGGACCAGACCATGCGGATCGAATCGACGTTCTCCCGGTTGATCTGGTCCAGCGGGCTGTAGCCCCAACTGTCGAGCGTCCGGCGCCACATCAGCCAGTCGCCCGGCGCCGGATCCTGCAGCATCGCATCCGTGACCGGGACGAAATCGCCGGTCGACGTCTGCGCGCCGGCCGCAGCCGGCGCCAGAGCGGTGGCGGTCAGCAGGAACAGAACGATCCGAACGGTGGCGAGCGGCCGTGCGTAGCGGTTCATGGAGACGCTCCTATCGGTTCCCGGCGGTGCTCCCGGCGCAACCCGACGCACCCGACGGTCCGATTCTACCTGTGCGCTCGTCGCCCTCGTCGATTGACTATGATCGGGCATGGCTCGCGCGGTACACGAGAGGGGCGCACCATGGCCGTAGCCGCAGAGCGGGAACGCGTCGCGGATGTCCAGCGGTACCGCTTCACCGTCGACGAGTTCGCACGGATGGGCGAAGCCGGGATCTTTGCCGAGGACGACCGGGTCGAGCTGATCGATGGAGAGATCGTCGCAATGACGCCGATTGGTGCGCTGCACGCAGGGGTCGTGAGCCGCCTGAACGAGCTGATCGTTGCACGCCTGGCCGGCAAGGCGTACGTAAGCATCCAGAATCCGGTTCGACTGGACCACCACACGGAACCGCAACCTGATCTCGTGGTGGCTCGGCGCCGGAATAGCTTCTATACCGATCGTCATCCCGAGCCCGGCGATATCTTCCTCGTCATCGAAGTGGCCGACTCGTCCCTACGCTACGACCGGCTGCAGAAGGTGCCTCGCTACGGCAGGGCCGGCATCCCCGAGACGTGGCTCGTGGACGTGGACGCCGTCACCATCACCGCGTATACCGGCCCCTGCCCGGATGGATACGCGAACCGGCAGGTGCGGCATCGTGGTGACGAGATCGTCGCGACCCGGGCGCCGGAGATTCGCTTTTCGGTCGATGACGTTTTTGCATACCTCGGGAGTTCTACTGCTCGAGACCGAACGGGCCGACGGAGTCGGACTCATTCCGGGACGGAGCACTCGCCGGCACTGATCGGCTTGGATGTCGGATTCTCGACACGGCCGACTTCCGGTGTGGCGAGGCTCGATGCAGACGGAGCACTGCGACTCGCCC
Above is a window of Acidobacteriota bacterium DNA encoding:
- a CDS encoding Uma2 family endonuclease: MIGHGSRGTREGRTMAVAAERERVADVQRYRFTVDEFARMGEAGIFAEDDRVELIDGEIVAMTPIGALHAGVVSRLNELIVARLAGKAYVSIQNPVRLDHHTEPQPDLVVARRRNSFYTDRHPEPGDIFLVIEVADSSLRYDRLQKVPRYGRAGIPETWLVDVDAVTITAYTGPCPDGYANRQVRHRGDEIVATRAPEIRFSVDDVFAYLGSSTARDRTGRRSRTHSGTEHSPALIGLDVGFSTRPTSGVARLDADGALRLALATSTWASRSVVVGTQRADIAAIDAPYTTAKPDEFRSCERVFTLGRFQGRCKPGLSHVRGTGRELRAAGWKTAQQLRPMVDRKAVGAEVKFPRIEDSNIVEAFPNAYLGVCVSDDAYDQMPRLPRGRKFDWLFDRWVKGGLFGRVVEKIALEQLADLEGTFNRNRQHDERAALVCLLTAAGVFAGHYAAVGNEAGGYFFLPPWHSWATWAREELDRQRAREPGLEVWISGSRYHNEDPLPCVSSRQSMRGARWP